GAgattatttttcatacatgaatatatttttataacataagAATTTTACATGGTCTAGCAAACATGAATAGAAACGTGGTGGATTCTGCAATAAGCTTACTACGGGATGATGTAATTTACTATTGTTTTACTAAAGAACATTTTGTAGAAAATCActtgaatttatttcttgatgttaaaaataataataatgttaTTCTTgagtataataaaatatatatgtattttatcGTTTTTTATATCCATAGGGAAAATTTGAGAAGGAAtccaaattatatattttttatacactaTTTGATATGGATATGAAACTATTGAATACAGATGACAAAGCGATGTGCAATTCAAAAAGTGACAAATTAGATAAAATGATTTGTAAGGTAGAAcacttattaaaaaatataagagaATATTTAACTGATTTTGAtttagatataaaaaatgctttagATTATTTGATATACTGGTTGTATGGTCAATTAAATGAAATCGGCCATAACGTTAATGATATTAACTCATTTCACACCAAGGTGATAAATTACTTCAATACTAAATTTCCTGAACTTAAGgatgaattaaataaaaaatatataaaatcatataatataaaagtgctaaaaaataagaaagaactatatgattttttgaattactatatatatataaaagacagggtgaataaaaatagaaataacGAGGAGTATTGCAATTAcatagtatatatttttaaattatataaggAAATACACGATGATTATAATTCTATGAATTCAGGGTGGTATgatgatgaaataaaactATTTAAAGACAAAATTAGTGGCGTagataatgaaataaatttattgataaaaaaatgtcctcTTATCAATTCAAATTTAATATTCgaagaatataataaatcGACAAGACTAATAGAACtggaaaaatcaaaagaagaaggagaaaaaaacttcaaatcCATTAAAACGATTCTACAGGTATAGTTTTGTtgttttatcattatttacataaatatgcacattatagacgtttttttatacaatttttacaagtatttatttaaatataatttattacattatatttaatataaaataaagtctttataataataatatatgaacTTATATATCGTATATATGTTCTTTAGGGCATCTCATTGGAAAATACaactttaaataaattttacaataaattaaatgaatgTATCCTTGAAGGAAATAGCATATCTGGTTGTAATTCTTCTAATGAGGACTATATCATAAGAAACAAAGAATTTTGTGATATGTGGGGAGGGATGAGTAAAATATTAGGtgaatggaaaggaaaatttgcTAAATCTTATGATTTATCGCGTAATAAGAGATGTGATTATTTGaactattggttatatgataaagtaaaaaattttgaggaTACATCGAATATTATTCCATTTCTTTACAAAGTAAGAGAATTATTCTTTAGTTATGAATTTTGtaatagtaaaaaatatgatttccGTATAGatcaaatggaaaataagaaaattttatttgattttgtCGAAAATTTTGACGACATAATGGTGAAATTAAATGTTATCGATATTAACGAGAAGGTTAAATATTGCGATTACATTAAGTTTGTTTTCGatgtatacaaaaaaatggaaacaagtACAGATGGTTCGAAAGGATATCAAGAGGAATTGAATCATTTTCAAGCGAAATTTTtaggaaatataaaagagTTAGATAACTTAAATATTAAATGCCCCGGtaaatgtttaaaatttatatttactgatgaatatacaaatttttgtacatcaGAACAAGAAGGTAGAGAAGTAGTACAGAGAGAAAAAACGGGGATGTACGACTaggaataattttgttaGTCACTATAGTGTGAATGGAAATgtatattacttttttttttaataaatttaatataacgTTATATGGTTATAATGTATTTTGttcaatttaataaaaaaagatttatcataaaaatatcgaaTATACAATTAAACGCTTTCTTTAATATCCAGGACGTATTTTCAATAGATtccaatttaaaaaacttataTGAAGAATTGAATAAGGAAGACAAAATTGacaattacaaaattattgtacagaattggaaaaatatgaatgcaCTCATCCGGGTGTCTCCAGACTGTGCACTAAGGCTGTAAGGaatttaatacatttatcACTTATGCCACAAAACGAAGAACGTGATGAACGATGTTTTTCACTAAAGCATTGGTTATATCAAGAAACCAGGAATATATTTAATCAGAATTCTACTAACGTTAATTATGAACCTGCTATAACTAAGCTTATGGATGTAATTCTTCGTATTAATAATACGCATTTTTCGGGAAAGCAATGTTACTGCTCCTTTGATGGTACATTAAATGAGTGGAAAGAGGAGAAGGATttgcatgattattttaaaagttttagCAGCATTGAAAGTTTTATTAATGGAAATGAAGATGcatgcataaaaaatttcggcAGGgtcaattatattaatagactatacaaaaaatacataggAGAATGCTGCTATTGTTTTAAGTCAGGTCATTGTAATGAGTGGTGTCCCGATTATTTCAAATGTGAGGACAACCTTAATCCATATAATCTAtacttaaaattaaaatgtaaagaagAACATACTAAAGATTTTATT
This portion of the Plasmodium cynomolgi strain B DNA, scaffold: 0119, whole genome shotgun sequence genome encodes:
- a CDS encoding hypothetical protein (putative), with the translated sequence MNRNVVDSAISLLRDDVIYYCFTKEHFVENHLNLFLDVKNNNNGKFEKESKLYIFYTLFDMDMKLLNTDDKAMCNSKSDKLDKMICKVEHLLKNIREYLTDFDLDIKNALDYLIYWLYGQLNEIGHNVNDINSFHTKVINYFNTKFPELKDELNKKYIKSYNIKVLKNKKELYDFLNYYIYIKDRVNKNRNNEEYCNYIVYIFKLYKEIHDDYNSMNSGWYDDEIKLFKDKISGVDNEINLLIKKCPLINSNLIFEEYNKSTRLIELEKSKEEGEKNFKSIKTILQV
- a CDS encoding hypothetical protein (putative): MYFVQFNKKRFIIKISNIQLNAFFNIQDVFSIDSNLKNLYEELNKEDKIDNYKIIVQNWKNMNALIRAVRNLIHLSLMPQNEERDERCFSLKHWLYQETRNIFNQNSTNVNYEPAITKLMDVILRINNTHFSGKQCYCSFDGTLNEWKEEKDLHDYFKSFSSIESFINGNEDACIKNFGRVNYINRLYKKYIGECCYCFKSGHCNEWCPDYFKCEDNLNPYNLYLKLKCKEEHTKDFIKVDKPIGIDNHVITTTRNSLLSEYKKKIQDPFYSIVLYAFGTLCIFMIFSVFYKVVKN